The following are from one region of the Kwoniella dendrophila CBS 6074 chromosome 6, complete sequence genome:
- a CDS encoding ribosomal protein L24, producing the protein MSSPLSKELRKEHTARSIPIRKDDEVLIVRGKYKGREGKVTQVYRKKWVIHVERVHIEKSNAATVPVGIHPSNVVITSLKLDSDRKAILERKGSKSSSQEKGDVEMKE; encoded by the exons AAGGAATTGAGAAAGGAACACACT GCCCGATCAATCCCTATCcgaaaagatgatgaagttttgATTGTTAGAGGTAAATACAAgggaagagaaggaaaagtaACCCAA GTCTACAGAAAGAAATGGGTTATCCACGTTGAACGAGTACacattgaaaaatcaaatgcTGCTACTGTACCAGTTGGAATTCATCCATCAAACGTTGTCATCACTTCCCTCAAACTCGATTCCGACAGAAAAGCTATCcttgaaagaaaaggttcaaaatcatcttctcaaGAAAAAGGTGACGTTGAAATGAAAGAgtaa